The Triticum dicoccoides isolate Atlit2015 ecotype Zavitan chromosome 6A, WEW_v2.0, whole genome shotgun sequence genome has a window encoding:
- the LOC119316252 gene encoding ubiquitin fusion degradation protein 1 homolog, with protein sequence MNMYFEGYGYRGSTFEQTYRCYPASFIDKPQLESGDKIIMPPSALDRLASLHIEYPMLFEVRNTAAERTSHCGVLEFIAEEGMIYMPYWMMQNLLLQEGDMVFIKNANLPKGTYVKLQPHTTDFLDISNPKAILEKTLRNYSCLTTGDSIMVAYNNKKYYIDIVETKPASAISIIETDCEVDFAPPLDYKEPERPKPTAPPSADPAAEAQDEEEPKFSPFTGPGRRLDGKPAKDLDASSSSPAKRQANATNSVQPSAASTPQITAPRKTTGKLVFGSGGSQSSKGTEKVPDKDAKEDPKKEEPKFSAFTGKKYSLKG encoded by the exons CCACAGCTTGAATCTGGTGACAAAA TTATCATGCCACCTTCGGCACTTGATCGTCTTG CGTCTCTGCATATTGAGTACCCTATGCTATTTGAAGTACGCAACACAGCAGCAGAACGCACTTCACACTGTGGTGTcctagagttcattgcagaagaagggatgatctacatgccatactGG ATGATGCAAAATCTTCTTTTGCAAGAAGGAGATATGGTGTTTATAAAAAATGCCAACCTCCCAAAGGGCACATATGTGAAGCTGCAGCCTCATACAACTGACTTCTTGGACATTTCAAATCCCAAAGCAAT CTTGGAAAAAACTTTGCGGAACTACTCTTGTCTAACCACTGGTGACAGCATTATGGTGGCATATAATAACAAGAAGTACTACATTGATATAGTTGAAACAAAGCCTGCCAGTGCTATAAGTATAATTGAGACTGATTGTGAGGTTGACTTTGCCCCACCACTTGACTATAAAGAACCTGAGCGACCAAAACCTACTGCTCCTCCCAGCGCTGATCCTGCTGCAG AGGCTCAAGATGAGGAGGAACCAAAGTTCAGCCCCTTCACTGGTCCTGGAAGGCGCTTGGATGGGAAGCCTGCTAAAGATTTGGATGCATCATCCTCTTCGCCTGCAAAGCGACAAGCTAATGCAACCAACAGTGTTCAGCCCTCAGCAGCCTCCACACCACAGATCACGGCGCCACGTAAAACCACAGGAAAGCTTGTCTTTGGCTCTGGTGGAAGCCAGTCATCAAAAGGAACAGAAAAG GTGCCCGACAAGGATGCAAAGGAGGATCCGAAGAAAGAGGAGCCGAAGTTTTCAGCATTCACGGGAAAGAAGTACTCCTTGAAGGGCTGA
- the LOC119318990 gene encoding V-type proton ATPase subunit D-like: MAGQGQRLNVVPTVTVMGMIKARLAAATRGHALLKKKSDALTVQFRAILKRIVAAKEAVGDSMRGASLSLAEALYVAGGPLRHVIQQSVAGPARLRVRARHDNIAGVRLPRFEHFTDGAGARAPLLAGLAGGGQQVSACRAAHARAVELLVELASLQTSFLTLDEAIKTTNRRVNALEHVVKPQLENTVTYIRGELDEQEREEFFRLKKIQAVKQHELERQMESAKLYAGEKVAGEVALKRGVSLGTAATMLDSGDGQRDEDIIF, translated from the coding sequence atggCGGGGCAGGGACAGCGGCTGAACGTGGTGCCGACGGTGACGGTGATGGGCATGATCAAGGCGCGGCTGGCGGCGGCCACCCGCGGCCACGCGCTGCTCAAGAAGAAGTCGGACGCGCTCACCGTGCAGTTCCGAGCCATCCTCAAGCGCATCGTGGCCGCCAAGGAGGCCGTGGGCGACTCCATGcgcggcgcctccctctccctcgccgagGCGCTCTACGTCGCCGGCGGGCCCCTCCGGCACGTCATCCAGCAGTCCGTCGCCGGCCCCGCCCGCCTCCGCGTGCGCGCCCGCCACGACAACATCGCCGGCGTCCGCCTCCCCCGCTTTGAGCACTTCACGGACGGCGCCGGCGCCAGGGCGCCGTTGCTCGccgggctcgccggcggcgggcAGCAGGTGTCGGCCTGCCGTGCGGCGCACGCCCGCGCCGTCGAGCTGCTGGTGGAGCTGGCGTCGCTGCAGACGTCGTTCCTGACGCTGGACGAGGCGATCAAGACGACCAACCGGCGCGTGAACGCGCTGGAGCACGTGGTGAAGCCGCAGCTGGAGAACACCGTTACGTACATCAGGGGCGAGCTTGACGAGCAGGAGAGGGAGGAGTTCTTCCGTCTTAAGAAGATCCAGGCCGTCAAGCAGCACGAGCTGGAGCGCCAGATGGAGTCCGCGAAGCTCTACGCCGGGGAGAAGGTCGCCGGCGAGGTCGCACTCAAGCGCGGCGTCTCCCTCGGCACCGCCGCCACCATGCTGGACAGTGGCGACGGCCAGAGGGACGAAGACATCATTTTTTGA